In Methanosarcina siciliae T4/M, one genomic interval encodes:
- a CDS encoding DNA double-strand break repair nuclease NurA, which translates to MTLEPVHMHKISELAERIDRSFELDEPKTATDIYSLLKELKIDGKVILKAVDRLFRGMVRTELMAQGEDPYPVTYACDSGSTNPRTYDSGLFVDFCHCGLAATPTDLDIQRCRTIVCAAYSSSQRIAMRATSGWETFDEGLGRAKLVTIAPDELKRKAPDMVHSFAMYLAESEHMLFMKDMLEPESFFIMDGPLYPKQLMYWMVLDDEEVQIGRNNDARKILQNYIDIMDHFLEKKRPVIGFVKNPTDVQIMDSVRKKKEGFDLPWMLDSQFFRNLLSPSKVEGQRGQGPEGRNSKANGKNGKYNGSRNTYITYTNWFLQPNRFYERMLNGTSPLAAGDAFQQELRHKFLPEDYALCFFMLFVPSTDVVFKVEAPYGLIKDDFLRMQITKKVLFDLSLHGFPLTLTKADHLAKIRKVERQEIDKFFESMNPDISYNDTRWGKFNEV; encoded by the coding sequence ATGACCCTTGAGCCCGTGCATATGCATAAAATCTCGGAGCTTGCAGAAAGGATTGACCGTTCATTTGAACTTGATGAGCCGAAAACGGCAACGGATATTTATTCTCTGCTTAAGGAGTTGAAGATTGACGGTAAAGTGATCCTGAAGGCTGTGGACAGGCTCTTTCGGGGGATGGTCAGGACCGAGCTGATGGCACAGGGAGAAGACCCGTATCCGGTTACTTATGCCTGTGACAGCGGGAGTACGAATCCCAGGACTTATGACAGCGGACTTTTTGTGGATTTCTGTCACTGCGGGCTGGCTGCAACCCCTACAGATCTTGATATTCAGAGGTGCAGGACAATTGTCTGTGCGGCTTACTCTTCTTCGCAGCGGATAGCAATGAGGGCAACATCGGGATGGGAAACCTTCGATGAAGGGCTCGGGAGGGCAAAGCTGGTTACGATTGCTCCGGATGAACTGAAAAGAAAGGCTCCTGACATGGTGCACAGCTTTGCCATGTACCTTGCAGAATCCGAACATATGCTTTTTATGAAGGACATGCTGGAGCCGGAGAGCTTTTTCATAATGGATGGCCCTCTTTATCCGAAACAACTCATGTACTGGATGGTGCTGGACGACGAGGAAGTGCAGATTGGGCGGAACAACGATGCCCGAAAAATCCTCCAGAATTACATTGATATTATGGATCATTTCCTGGAAAAAAAGAGACCTGTGATAGGTTTTGTAAAGAATCCGACTGACGTGCAGATCATGGACAGCGTCCGGAAGAAGAAGGAAGGATTTGACCTTCCCTGGATGCTTGATTCTCAATTTTTCCGAAATCTCCTCTCTCCTTCCAAAGTTGAAGGCCAGAGAGGACAGGGCCCTGAAGGCCGGAATTCGAAAGCTAACGGGAAAAACGGCAAGTATAACGGTTCAAGAAATACTTACATTACTTACACCAACTGGTTTTTACAGCCCAACAGGTTTTACGAAAGGATGCTTAACGGGACTTCTCCTCTTGCAGCAGGAGATGCGTTCCAGCAAGAGCTCAGGCATAAGTTTTTGCCTGAGGATTATGCCCTCTGTTTCTTCATGCTTTTCGTGCCTTCCACGGATGTGGTTTTTAAGGTTGAAGCTCCTTATGGACTTATTAAGGATGATTTCCTGCGCATGCAAATTACCAAAAAGGTGCTCTTTGACCTCTCTCTGCATGGTTTTCCCCTCACCCTCACAAAGGCAGACCACCTCGCAAAAATCAGGAAAGTGGAGAGGCAGGAGATCGATAAATTTTTTGAAAGTATGAATCCTGATATCTCTTATAACGATACTCGGTGGGGTAAGTTCAATGAAGTATGA